Proteins from a genomic interval of Desulfobacterales bacterium:
- a CDS encoding DUF547 domain-containing protein produces the protein MKNINPSPVISRHLPLSVFPVLLAIFWLSCVNAAPSPDLWPRWQEQASDSTTTVDHRSWDLVLKKYLVTDHPSGINLFRYGDVSQEDEKKLTEYLEYLQQVEVSSLNRKEQFAYWINLYNALTIQVILDHYPVKSIMDIDISPGFFSNGPWDAKLLTIKGEKVSLNDIEHRILRPIFKDNRIHYAVNCASIGCPNLQPVAFTAANTEELLQAGAKAYVNSPRGARMVNGKLIVSSIYKWFRVDFGGSEESVVQHLRQYAEEDLDESLRTYSKGLLDDYDWNLNEP, from the coding sequence ATGAAGAATATCAACCCTTCACCAGTTATATCCAGACATCTTCCGCTGTCTGTTTTTCCGGTTCTTCTTGCAATATTCTGGCTTTCCTGCGTCAACGCCGCACCATCCCCAGATCTCTGGCCGCGCTGGCAGGAACAGGCGTCAGACAGCACAACCACCGTCGACCATCGTTCCTGGGACTTGGTACTGAAAAAGTATCTGGTCACCGACCATCCTTCCGGGATTAACCTGTTTCGTTATGGAGACGTCTCGCAGGAGGACGAGAAAAAGCTTACGGAATATCTTGAATATCTGCAGCAGGTCGAGGTTTCCTCACTGAACAGAAAGGAGCAATTTGCCTACTGGATAAACCTGTACAATGCTCTCACCATACAGGTCATCCTGGACCACTATCCGGTAAAAAGCATCATGGACATCGACATATCGCCCGGCTTTTTCAGCAATGGCCCGTGGGATGCCAAGTTGCTCACCATCAAAGGAGAAAAGGTCAGCTTGAACGATATCGAGCACCGCATCCTGCGGCCGATCTTCAAGGACAACCGTATCCATTATGCTGTGAACTGCGCGAGCATTGGCTGCCCGAACCTGCAGCCCGTGGCCTTTACCGCCGCCAACACGGAAGAGCTGCTACAGGCCGGCGCCAAGGCGTATGTCAACAGCCCCAGGGGGGCGCGGATGGTTAATGGCAAATTGATCGTTTCCAGTATTTACAAGTGGTTCCGAGTGGATTTCGGTGGTTCCGAGGAGAGCGTGGTCCAGCACTTGCGGCAATACGCGGAAGAAGACCTGGACGAGTCCCTGCGGACATACAGCAAGGGGTTGCTCGATGACTACGACTGGAATTTGAACGAGCCGTAG